One window from the genome of Epinephelus fuscoguttatus linkage group LG3, E.fuscoguttatus.final_Chr_v1 encodes:
- the LOC125885508 gene encoding aminoacyl tRNA synthase complex-interacting multifunctional protein 1-like isoform X1, which produces MYLARSLFKMSGHNPLLRLEQRAAEADQLIEYLKQQVQLLKEKAILQASVREEKKLMVENAKLKNDIEELKKQLLEKEKKRGVLDVAMPSGDNGIECVLKPTAPKPSGPAPSASPAAAVQSPRPTDEGKKKKPEKKEKAEKKQAAPSQEDAKVDVSRLDMRVGCIISAEKHPDADSLYVEQVDVGEASPRTVVSGLVKHIPLDQMQNRMAVLLCNLKPAKMRGVVSQAMVMCASSPDKVEILDPPSGAVPGDRITFQGFPGEPDKELNPKKKVWEQIQPDLRTDAQCVATYKGAAFEVAGKGVCKAQTMSSSGIK; this is translated from the exons AT GTATTTAGCTCGCTCCTTGTTCAAGATGTCGGGGCACAATCCTTTGTTGAGGCTGGAGCAGCGAGCGGCCGAAGCTGACCAGCTCATCGAGTACCTGAAACAACAAGtccagctgctgaaggagaaagccA TCCTCCAGGCCAGCGTCAGAGAAGAAAAGAAGCTGATGGTGGAGAATGCCAAACTGAAGAATGACATTGAGGAActaaaaaaacagctgctggaaaaagagaagaagagaggag TGCTAGACGTGGCCATGCCATCGGGTGACAACGGCATCGAGTGTGTTTTGAAGCCCACAGCTCCCAAACCCTCTGGaccagcaccctctgcctcccctgctgctgctgtccaaAGCCCTCGTCCCACGGATGAGGGTAAAAAGAAGAAGCCAGAGAAAAAAG aGAAAGCCGAGAAGAAGCAGGCAGCCCCCAGCCAAGAAGATGCCAAGGTGGATGTGTCTCGTCTGGACATGCGTGTTGGATGTATAATCTCAGCCGAGAAGCACCCAGATGCCGACAGTCTGTATGTGGAGCAGGTTGATGTGGGAGAGGCTTCTCCAAGGACAGTGGTCAGTGGGCTGGTCAAGCACATACCTTTGGACCAG ATGCAAAACCGCATGGCAGTCCTGCTGTGTAACCTGAAGCCTGCCAAGATGAGAGGAGTGGTGTCCCAGGCTATGGTCATGTGTGCCAGCTCACCAGACAAGGTCGAAATCCTCGACCCTCCGAGTGGAGCAGTGCCAGGAGACAGAATTACTTTCCAGGGCTTCCCAG GTGAACCAGACAAAGAGCTGAACCCTAAAAAGAAGGTATGGGAGCAGATCCAGCCAGACCTACGCACGGACGCCCAGTGTGTTGCAACCTACAAGGGAGCCGCCTTTGAAGTTGCCGGCAAGGGAGTGTGCAAAGCCCAAACCATGAGCAGCAGTggaatcaaataa
- the LOC125885508 gene encoding aminoacyl tRNA synthase complex-interacting multifunctional protein 1-like isoform X2 — translation MYLARSLFKMSGHNPLLRLEQRAAEADQLIEYLKQQVQLLKEKAILQASVREEKKLMVENAKLKNDIEELKKQLLEKEKKRGVLDVAMPSGDNGIECVLKPTAPKPSGPAPSASPAAAVQSPRPTDEGKKKKPEKKAEKKQAAPSQEDAKVDVSRLDMRVGCIISAEKHPDADSLYVEQVDVGEASPRTVVSGLVKHIPLDQMQNRMAVLLCNLKPAKMRGVVSQAMVMCASSPDKVEILDPPSGAVPGDRITFQGFPGEPDKELNPKKKVWEQIQPDLRTDAQCVATYKGAAFEVAGKGVCKAQTMSSSGIK, via the exons AT GTATTTAGCTCGCTCCTTGTTCAAGATGTCGGGGCACAATCCTTTGTTGAGGCTGGAGCAGCGAGCGGCCGAAGCTGACCAGCTCATCGAGTACCTGAAACAACAAGtccagctgctgaaggagaaagccA TCCTCCAGGCCAGCGTCAGAGAAGAAAAGAAGCTGATGGTGGAGAATGCCAAACTGAAGAATGACATTGAGGAActaaaaaaacagctgctggaaaaagagaagaagagaggag TGCTAGACGTGGCCATGCCATCGGGTGACAACGGCATCGAGTGTGTTTTGAAGCCCACAGCTCCCAAACCCTCTGGaccagcaccctctgcctcccctgctgctgctgtccaaAGCCCTCGTCCCACGGATGAGGGTAAAAAGAAGAAGCCAGAGAAAAAAG CCGAGAAGAAGCAGGCAGCCCCCAGCCAAGAAGATGCCAAGGTGGATGTGTCTCGTCTGGACATGCGTGTTGGATGTATAATCTCAGCCGAGAAGCACCCAGATGCCGACAGTCTGTATGTGGAGCAGGTTGATGTGGGAGAGGCTTCTCCAAGGACAGTGGTCAGTGGGCTGGTCAAGCACATACCTTTGGACCAG ATGCAAAACCGCATGGCAGTCCTGCTGTGTAACCTGAAGCCTGCCAAGATGAGAGGAGTGGTGTCCCAGGCTATGGTCATGTGTGCCAGCTCACCAGACAAGGTCGAAATCCTCGACCCTCCGAGTGGAGCAGTGCCAGGAGACAGAATTACTTTCCAGGGCTTCCCAG GTGAACCAGACAAAGAGCTGAACCCTAAAAAGAAGGTATGGGAGCAGATCCAGCCAGACCTACGCACGGACGCCCAGTGTGTTGCAACCTACAAGGGAGCCGCCTTTGAAGTTGCCGGCAAGGGAGTGTGCAAAGCCCAAACCATGAGCAGCAGTggaatcaaataa